From the Sphingobacteriales bacterium genome, the window TTCAGCGACAACCCCGACAGCTCCGGCAATGACCGCTGCTTTTGCCTGAGCCCCCGACATGCCACCAAGACCCGAGCTGACGAATAACCTGCCGCTCAGGTCTTTAGAACCCTTTATCTTCATCCGGCCTGCATTTAAAATTGTAATGGTTGTTCCATGAACAATACCCTGCGGGCCAATATACATATATGATCCGGCAGTCATCTGCCCATACTGGCTAACCCCGAGTGCATTGAATTTATGCCAATGTTCAGGTTTGGAATAATTTGGAATGACCATTCCATTGGTTACCACCACTCTTGGCGCATCTTTATGAGAAGGAAAAAGTCCGAGCGGATGCCCTGAATACATGACAAGTGTTTGTTCTTCAGTCATTTCAGACAAATACTTCATGGTCAGCAGGTACTGAGCCCAGTTTTGAAATACTGCACCATTTCCTCCGTATGTAATGAGTTCATGGGGGTGTTGAGCAACGGCAGGATCCAGATTGTTCTGAATCATGAGCATAATGGCGGCCGCCTGTTTTGTTTTGCAGGGATATTGCTCTATCGGACGTGCATACATCTGATAAGCCGGACGAAAACGATACATGTAAATTCGGCCATATCGCCTGAGCTCTTCGGCAAATTCCCTTGCCAATGTGGAATGGTGTTTTTTGTCAAAATACCGGAGCGCATTTCTGACCGCCAGTTTTTTTTCTTCCTGTGTCAATATATCCGGCCTTTTGGGAGCATGGCTCACCTGTTGATCATATCCGGGATGAGGAGGTAATTCATCCGGAATACCTGTTATAATGGCTTTTTTAAAATCATCCATACGCTTTTATTTTGAAAAAATATCTTCTTTTGAAACATCAATAATAGTCCCGAAACTGGCGAGTTTTTCTTTATCAATGCGTTTGCCATCTCCTGCAATGACAATGACAATTGGCTTTTCGTTAAAGTTTTCTTTAAAGAAACCGATAATGTCCTCAAAAGTCATGTTGTTCCATATTTCTTTATAGTTTTTGTTGGGATCGTCATCATAACCCTGTCTTCTGAGATTGGCTACAGTCGATGCCATACTCCGGAAAGACGGGAAAGAAGAATTAATTCCCTGAATCAGTGAGGCTCTGATGATTTCCATCCGTTCCGGTTTTTCGGGCATGTTGGTCATCAGATCTGTCATGGCCTTAATGGCTTCAATCGTTTTGTCGGATTGTGTGCTCAGATAGCCTTCAAGATAACCCTGATGGTCTCTGTAAAAAGAAGTGTAATAATTAGCCCTTGCAGTATAGGCAAGCGACCTGAATTCTCTGATTTCCTGAAAAACGAGTGCATTCATTCCACCTCCGAAATACTCATTAAATGCCTGTGCTATAGCTCTTTCTCTGTCATTGTTGAGATTTCCTTCCATGATAATATAAATCTGGCTTTGAATCATATTTTTATCATCCAGAAAATAAATGGTGTTCTGCTTATGTTCCTGTCGGGGATATATGATGGGGGAATGTCCGTCAATTAGTTGATCAGCAAACGACAGGTTGTTGGCTATAAGATCTTTGACTTCCTGAGCCGGAAGTGTTCCACAATACTGAATTTCAGCTTCATAATTCATGGCCTTGCGGATAAGTGAAAGCAGGCTATCGCTGTTTAAAGATTTTATTTCTTTTATGGCCAGGCGATTGAGATAGTCTGATTTTTCTCTGTAAAGAGCATACTCTTCGAGAGCTTCACCAATGACATCCGGAGTTTTGAGTTCTGTTTTACGGTTGGCTGTTTCTTCCTGAGGAAATTTTGACAAATGAGCAGGTTCAGCCTTTGGTTGAGTCAGCAGTTCGTTAATGAGCCTCAGGGTTGGCTCAAGGTTTTTGTCAAGTCCTTCAATATCAATGGTAAAATAAGACCTGCTGGCTGAAAAATTCACGGTACTGCCAAGCGCCTGAAGCGATTTTGAAAATTCTTCATAAGATTTTTGTGCGGTGCCGAGCAGAGAAAGATATTGTGCCGCATATTTAAGGGCAGGGAAAAGATGTGTTCCGGCCTCAAATCTGATTTCCAGATTGAAAACATCATTGATGGGATTGTCAGCATGATAGAGCGTTACCCCCTGCCGCAGCTCCATTTCCTCTACATCATGTTTAAAATCAATAAATCTGGGTTCTACCGGTGAAACATTTATTTCTTCAAGCTTCATGGCAAATTCAGATTTGGCTTCAGCATTTTTAGGGATAACTGGTTCATACGGAGGTTTTGGCAATTTCTGCTTTTTGGGAGTTCCCATTGTGCTGTACATCACCAGCCTGTTATCACCAAAATATTTTCTGGCCATTTCAATCACCTGTTCTTTTGTAACCTGCTCAATCTGATGGGGATACATCATTTCCTCAATCCATGGCCTCCCGGTATTGAAGCAGGACAAAATATAAAAAGGCCTGAATCTCATATTTTCCATCTGAGTCTTATGATACTTTACCAGATTAAGCTTTACAGCCTCCAGCAAGGTATCATCAAAATCTCCGTTTTTAAGCCTTTCAATTTCAGCAAGCACTAATTTTTCAGCACTTTTAAGCGATTGTTTGAAGATTTTCGGAACAAAAATCACAAAAATGCCACCGTCATCAACATGTTTTTGTTGCATGAGCATGGCCATCATGATTTTGTTGTCAGTGTAAAGCCTGTTAAAAAAGCCTGTATTTGAGTTGTTGTAAAGTAATTCCGTAATAATATCCAATACTGGCTGGTCAGGATGTCCGTCACCTACTCCACGGTATCCGATAATCCCCAAAGGAACAGGAGAAATCTTTACTTTCACAAACTCCCTGCCTTTAAATGGTTCCTCCCTGTATTCAGGCATTTTGGGAACCTCCGCATTCTTCCATTCACCAAAATATTTTTCAATCAAGGGCATCACCTGTTGTGTGTTAAAATCGCCACTGAGCATCAGAGCCATGTTGTTTGCCACATAATAAGTCTGGAAGTATTCATACATTTTCTGCAAAGAAGGATTTTTTAGATGATCGGTACTGCCCAGAACGGTCTGCTGTCCGTAAGGACTGACTTTGTAAAAGTTTTTCAAAAATGTTTCCAGCATGACATTGAAAAAATTATCCATCGACATGTTCTTTTCTTCATATACCGTTTCAAGTTCCGACTGAAAAAGACGGAAAACAGGGTGGGTAAAGCGGTGGCTGTATAACATCATCCATTTTTCAATCTGATTGGGCGGAAACATATTGAAATACACAATATTGTCTTCACTGGTAAAAGCATTGACAAATGTGCCGCC encodes:
- a CDS encoding insulinase family protein; this encodes MRNIYLLLTLTIIAFPAISQNTKTNPLDVKEYQLSNGLKVYLNEDHTAPVVMGAVAVKGGSKRDPKEATGIAHYLEHMLFKGTDQLGTTDYQTEKVWLDSITLKYEELAKTKDEKERMNIQKKINEYSLKAGEYAIPNEFDRVVAQMGGTFVNAFTSEDNIVYFNMFPPNQIEKWMMLYSHRFTHPVFRLFQSELETVYEEKNMSMDNFFNVMLETFLKNFYKVSPYGQQTVLGSTDHLKNPSLQKMYEYFQTYYVANNMALMLSGDFNTQQVMPLIEKYFGEWKNAEVPKMPEYREEPFKGREFVKVKISPVPLGIIGYRGVGDGHPDQPVLDIITELLYNNSNTGFFNRLYTDNKIMMAMLMQQKHVDDGGIFVIFVPKIFKQSLKSAEKLVLAEIERLKNGDFDDTLLEAVKLNLVKYHKTQMENMRFRPFYILSCFNTGRPWIEEMMYPHQIEQVTKEQVIEMARKYFGDNRLVMYSTMGTPKKQKLPKPPYEPVIPKNAEAKSEFAMKLEEINVSPVEPRFIDFKHDVEEMELRQGVTLYHADNPINDVFNLEIRFEAGTHLFPALKYAAQYLSLLGTAQKSYEEFSKSLQALGSTVNFSASRSYFTIDIEGLDKNLEPTLRLINELLTQPKAEPAHLSKFPQEETANRKTELKTPDVIGEALEEYALYREKSDYLNRLAIKEIKSLNSDSLLSLIRKAMNYEAEIQYCGTLPAQEVKDLIANNLSFADQLIDGHSPIIYPRQEHKQNTIYFLDDKNMIQSQIYIIMEGNLNNDRERAIAQAFNEYFGGGMNALVFQEIREFRSLAYTARANYYTSFYRDHQGYLEGYLSTQSDKTIEAIKAMTDLMTNMPEKPERMEIIRASLIQGINSSFPSFRSMASTVANLRRQGYDDDPNKNYKEIWNNMTFEDIIGFFKENFNEKPIVIVIAGDGKRIDKEKLASFGTIIDVSKEDIFSK